The proteins below come from a single Tenuifilum thalassicum genomic window:
- a CDS encoding peptidylprolyl isomerase, whose amino-acid sequence MKHLPIKRITIIALLILMASVSCQTEHKGKPIARVYDKYLYKDDLKNIFLSNVSPEDSILIAKAYIEKWIQTQLLLKQAELNLSDNEKNVARQLEDYRASLLIHKYEQAFINQKMDTIVSDSEVEEYYNLNKDNFVLTEPIVKALYIKLRKEAPQAQKIKEIYRSEKQEDIQLLDNLAYQAAIFYDFFNDKWVPFSLIAKELPYPVKDLKEVLARKYIEMEDGSFIYLVSIRDVTHQGQIAPLEYVINELKQILLNSRKQKIIEDLEKSIYLKAKDNNNFEIFK is encoded by the coding sequence ATGAAACATCTACCAATAAAAAGGATAACAATAATAGCATTACTAATTTTAATGGCTTCTGTTTCGTGTCAAACGGAACATAAGGGAAAACCTATTGCAAGAGTTTACGATAAGTATTTGTATAAAGACGACTTGAAGAACATCTTTCTTTCCAATGTGAGCCCCGAAGATAGTATCCTTATTGCCAAAGCTTATATTGAGAAATGGATACAAACTCAGCTTCTTTTAAAACAGGCCGAGCTAAACCTCTCCGATAATGAAAAAAATGTTGCCCGACAACTCGAAGATTATAGGGCTTCACTTCTAATTCATAAGTATGAGCAAGCATTTATAAACCAAAAAATGGATACCATTGTTAGTGATTCGGAGGTTGAGGAGTACTATAATTTAAATAAAGACAATTTTGTACTTACAGAGCCTATTGTAAAAGCTCTATATATCAAACTTCGAAAAGAGGCCCCTCAAGCCCAAAAAATCAAAGAGATATATCGCTCTGAAAAACAAGAAGATATACAATTACTTGATAACCTGGCTTATCAAGCAGCTATTTTTTACGATTTCTTTAACGACAAATGGGTACCTTTCTCGCTGATTGCTAAAGAGTTACCATACCCGGTGAAGGACTTAAAAGAAGTTCTTGCTCGAAAATATATTGAAATGGAAGATGGTAGCTTTATTTACTTAGTATCGATTCGTGATGTAACCCATCAAGGGCAGATTGCTCCCCTTGAGTACGTGATAAATGAGCTTAAACAAATCTTGCTGAACTCAAGAAAACAAAAGATAATTGAGGATCTTGAAAAAAGTATTTACCTCAAAGCTAAGGACAATAATAATTTTGAAATTTTCAAATAG
- a CDS encoding foldase protein PrsA, which produces MKSIIRFGLSLFITTILTFSAVCQVSDTLLTINGEPILTEEFTSLYMKNNKVSNTPISKSDIDAYLDLFINFRLKVQAAKDAKIDTAKSFQQEYNGYIDQLASSYLIDKNELSRLSHEAYQRMKEEVNASHILIRMPENTSGNDTLAYYKKAMEARTRVLSGEPFGKVALNMSNDPSVSKNNGYLGWFSAFQMVYPFESAAFNTPIDSVSLPIRTRFGYHIIKVHDRRPTKGQIKVAHIMVRVQPNATPDVVENARKKIVEIHEKLQNGEDFAKLAKQYSDDKGTAEKGGELPWIRSGQIIPEFEEVAFNLENVGDISKPFQTTFGWHIVKLIDKKLPGSYESMLSEIKNLLSRDSRINLVKEAYIARLKREYRVTEFKDVAFSQLNQLIDSTIYKDQWQIPQVKNNPILLSINNTNYKLSDLLNFIYINQKKAQNISIPSFINNVFDAWIDKTLFDYEKHQLPLKYPEYKQLAKEYYEGMLLFEISNQKIWTQATDSATLYNFFEQNRDRYKWDKRVYLTTYRTNDEKVANKISKMLKRKPGIAPQAIVEKLGKKGVNINYEQNVYLTTSEEVKGFEAWPNGINVKSENDSILIAHIDKVTTNELKELDDCRAEVISDFQNYIENSWLTELKKKYVVKIDSTKYNKLIHKLTTNKN; this is translated from the coding sequence ATGAAATCAATAATTCGCTTTGGTTTAAGCTTATTTATCACTACCATTTTAACATTTTCTGCAGTATGCCAGGTGAGCGATACTCTTTTAACTATAAATGGTGAGCCAATCCTTACCGAAGAGTTCACCTCGCTCTACATGAAAAACAATAAGGTTAGCAATACTCCTATTAGCAAAAGCGATATTGATGCATATTTGGACCTATTTATCAACTTTAGACTAAAAGTTCAAGCCGCAAAAGATGCTAAAATAGATACAGCTAAATCGTTCCAGCAAGAATACAACGGCTACATCGATCAGCTTGCTAGCTCATATCTAATTGATAAAAACGAGCTATCACGCTTAAGCCATGAGGCATACCAGAGAATGAAAGAAGAGGTTAACGCAAGCCATATTCTTATTAGAATGCCCGAAAATACTTCTGGCAACGATACGCTTGCCTACTACAAAAAGGCAATGGAAGCCAGAACAAGGGTTCTTTCTGGTGAGCCCTTTGGTAAAGTAGCGCTAAATATGAGCAACGACCCATCTGTTAGTAAAAACAATGGTTACCTGGGATGGTTCTCCGCATTCCAAATGGTTTACCCTTTTGAATCTGCAGCATTTAACACTCCCATTGATTCTGTTTCTTTACCAATCCGAACAAGGTTTGGATATCACATCATAAAAGTACACGATAGGCGACCTACTAAAGGCCAAATTAAGGTAGCTCACATCATGGTTAGGGTACAGCCAAATGCTACACCAGATGTTGTAGAGAATGCTAGAAAAAAGATTGTAGAGATACACGAGAAACTTCAAAACGGCGAAGACTTCGCTAAGCTGGCAAAGCAATACTCAGATGATAAAGGAACAGCCGAAAAAGGCGGTGAACTACCCTGGATTAGATCTGGACAGATAATCCCTGAATTTGAAGAGGTGGCTTTTAACCTTGAAAACGTTGGCGATATCTCAAAACCCTTTCAAACAACATTTGGCTGGCACATTGTTAAACTAATCGACAAAAAGTTACCTGGTAGCTATGAATCGATGCTTTCTGAAATAAAAAACCTTCTTAGTCGAGATTCAAGAATTAATCTGGTAAAAGAGGCATACATTGCTAGATTAAAGAGGGAATACAGGGTAACAGAATTTAAAGACGTGGCATTTAGTCAGCTAAACCAACTTATAGACTCAACTATTTACAAAGACCAATGGCAAATCCCTCAAGTTAAAAACAATCCGATACTTCTTTCTATAAACAACACTAACTATAAACTTTCCGACTTACTTAACTTCATCTACATAAACCAGAAAAAGGCACAAAATATTTCAATCCCTTCATTTATAAACAATGTTTTTGATGCTTGGATTGATAAAACCCTTTTTGATTACGAGAAACATCAGCTACCACTTAAATATCCCGAATACAAACAGCTTGCAAAGGAATACTACGAAGGTATGCTCCTTTTTGAGATTTCGAACCAAAAAATATGGACTCAAGCAACAGATAGTGCCACCCTTTACAACTTCTTTGAACAAAATAGAGATAGATACAAGTGGGATAAAAGAGTTTACCTAACAACATATAGAACAAATGATGAAAAGGTAGCCAATAAAATATCTAAAATGCTAAAAAGGAAACCAGGCATTGCCCCACAGGCGATAGTTGAAAAATTAGGGAAAAAAGGGGTGAATATTAATTATGAACAAAACGTATACCTAACAACTAGTGAGGAGGTAAAGGGATTTGAGGCATGGCCAAATGGAATAAATGTAAAAAGCGAAAACGACTCAATTCTTATTGCCCACATTGACAAGGTAACTACTAATGAACTTAAAGAACTTGATGATTGTAGAGCTGAAGTGATTTCCGATTTTCAGAATTACATTGAAAATTCTTGGTTAACCGAGTTAAAGAAGAAGTATGTCGTTAAAATTGATTCTACTAAATACAACAAGCTAATCCATAAATTAACTACAAATAAGAATTAA
- the guaB gene encoding IMP dehydrogenase has translation MSFLKNKVVAEGLTFDDVLLVPAYSEVLPRNVDLTSKFSRNIELKAPIVSAAMDTVTEAALAIAIAREGGIGVIHKNMSIEAQARQVREVKRAENGMIYEPVTIGPNATIGDALAMMKEYHIGGIPVVDESGILIGIITNRDLRFHENLRTPISEVMTSKGIITTNQSIDLEKATEILKEHKIEKLPVVDENNKLIGLLTYKDITKVKDNPNASKDKKGRLRVAAGVGVTSDTLERVKALYDNDVDAIVIDTAHGHTKGVVEMLKKVKKEFPGLDVVVGNIATAEAAKMLVDAGADAVKVGIGPGSICTTRVVAGVGVPQLNAIWDVSKAIKGSGVPVIADGGIRYSGDIVKALAAGADTIMAGSLFAGVEESPGETIIYNGRKFKSYRGMGSLDAMQKGSKDRYFQDVEDDIKKLVPEGIVARVPYKGTLSEVFYQLIGGLRAGMGYCGAPNLEALKNAKFVRITNAGIIESHPHDVAITREAPNYSRDSAY, from the coding sequence ATGTCGTTTTTAAAAAATAAAGTTGTCGCAGAAGGTTTAACTTTCGATGATGTATTGCTAGTGCCAGCATATTCAGAAGTTTTACCCCGCAATGTTGATTTAACTTCTAAATTTTCACGCAACATTGAGTTAAAGGCACCAATAGTATCAGCAGCAATGGATACTGTTACCGAGGCTGCACTTGCCATTGCCATTGCTCGTGAGGGAGGTATAGGTGTAATTCACAAGAACATGTCAATAGAGGCACAAGCACGCCAGGTTCGTGAGGTAAAAAGGGCCGAAAACGGTATGATTTATGAACCTGTAACCATTGGTCCTAACGCCACAATTGGCGATGCACTGGCAATGATGAAGGAGTACCATATTGGAGGCATACCAGTTGTTGATGAAAGTGGCATACTAATAGGCATTATTACTAACCGCGATTTGCGTTTCCATGAAAATCTTCGCACCCCAATAAGTGAGGTAATGACTTCAAAGGGGATAATTACCACTAATCAATCCATTGACTTAGAAAAAGCAACAGAAATTCTTAAGGAGCATAAAATTGAAAAGCTACCTGTAGTTGATGAGAATAACAAGCTTATTGGGCTGTTAACCTACAAAGACATTACTAAGGTAAAAGACAATCCTAACGCCAGCAAGGATAAAAAAGGTAGGTTAAGAGTAGCTGCTGGGGTTGGGGTTACAAGCGACACTTTAGAACGTGTTAAGGCTCTATACGATAACGATGTTGATGCTATAGTTATTGATACAGCCCATGGTCATACCAAGGGTGTGGTTGAGATGCTCAAAAAAGTAAAAAAAGAGTTTCCTGGACTTGATGTTGTTGTTGGAAACATTGCTACAGCAGAAGCTGCCAAAATGCTTGTTGACGCAGGTGCAGATGCTGTAAAAGTTGGAATTGGGCCTGGATCTATTTGTACAACCCGTGTTGTAGCAGGTGTAGGTGTACCTCAACTCAATGCCATTTGGGATGTTTCAAAAGCCATTAAAGGCTCTGGTGTGCCTGTTATTGCCGATGGAGGAATTAGATACTCTGGTGATATTGTAAAGGCACTTGCAGCAGGAGCCGATACCATTATGGCTGGTTCGCTTTTTGCTGGGGTTGAAGAATCACCAGGCGAAACTATCATTTACAATGGTCGTAAGTTCAAATCATATAGAGGAATGGGGTCTCTTGACGCCATGCAAAAGGGCTCAAAGGATCGTTACTTCCAAGATGTTGAGGATGATATTAAGAAACTGGTTCCAGAAGGCATTGTTGCTCGAGTACCTTACAAGGGAACTCTATCTGAAGTTTTTTACCAGTTAATAGGTGGATTACGAGCAGGCATGGGCTATTGCGGTGCTCCAAACCTTGAAGCGCTTAAGAATGCTAAGTTCGTTCGTATAACCAATGCTGGTATTATTGAGAGTCACCCTCATGATGTGGCTATTACCCGTGAGGCTCCAAACTATAGTAGAGACTCGGCATATTAA
- a CDS encoding PAS domain S-box protein produces MKKDFDINSLRKEFAELKAKYHELRYKAVLSKKTADDAKNLLEDVQARNQALLEANPDLMFVFDRDGNFLDYNAESGDMYAVPESFIGKKVDLVLPPDVATLTHDKIKALYETNQMQIYDYQLVINGELRFFESRLVKYGQDKALAVVRDITERKNYELKIKERESKYQELYDLLRLLADTTPDMIWAKDVEKRFIFVNKAICRDLLNAKDTNEPIGKTDLFFALRERERHPENPEWHTFGELCMDSDEITMQEMRPMQFEEFGNIKGKFVFLDVHKAPLLDKNGKLIGVVGTARDITKYKEYERQLKLSEETYRGIINSISEAVYIQDENGIFLDVNDTATKIYGFPREYFIGKSPEFLSAPGYNDLPKVAEYVKKAYNGEPQQFEFWGIKHDGSHFPKVVSVTPGKYFGRRCVIAVARDITERKKWENDLIEAKAKAEENDRLKSAFLANMSHEIRTPLNGILGFVQLMKDPCLNKDSFERYLEIIEKSGERLNSLLNGLIDLARIESGQLNVNIKPVKIYSIYSYLYELFKHEASAKGLKFLSKCNIKDPETTIETDPNLLQDSLVNILKNAIKYTEKGHVEIGCMVIDNTLDFWVKDTGIGIPDDKKEVIFDRFVRGNDDYTNPYEGAGLGLAISKSYIEKLGGQITFESRVGVGSIFHVKVPVKPIQNEADKNANAPKGESTEVQKGLDLNILVVDDDYISALLLKELLLKYSERIFIAHSGVEAVEAVKSNPDIDLVFMDIKMSGLNGYEATQKIKAINPNIKVIAQTAFAMKGDKEMVLKAGCNGYISKPIDKVELEQIVQDCLKDANR; encoded by the coding sequence TTGAAAAAAGATTTCGATATAAATAGTCTACGGAAAGAGTTCGCCGAGCTAAAAGCCAAATACCATGAACTTCGTTATAAAGCAGTTTTGTCAAAAAAAACTGCCGACGATGCAAAGAATTTACTTGAAGATGTTCAAGCTCGTAACCAAGCATTACTTGAAGCAAACCCCGATTTAATGTTTGTTTTCGATAGGGATGGTAATTTTTTAGATTACAACGCCGAGAGTGGTGATATGTATGCGGTACCTGAATCATTCATTGGGAAAAAGGTTGATTTGGTATTACCTCCCGATGTTGCAACGCTAACTCACGATAAAATAAAAGCCCTTTACGAAACTAATCAAATGCAGATTTATGATTATCAGCTAGTAATAAATGGGGAACTACGTTTTTTTGAGAGCCGTTTGGTAAAGTATGGTCAGGATAAGGCGTTGGCAGTTGTAAGGGATATTACCGAACGTAAAAACTATGAGCTCAAGATTAAGGAGAGGGAGTCGAAATATCAAGAACTTTACGATTTGTTGAGGCTATTAGCCGATACTACTCCCGATATGATTTGGGCAAAGGATGTGGAAAAACGTTTCATCTTTGTAAATAAGGCTATTTGCAGAGATTTACTTAATGCGAAGGACACTAATGAACCTATTGGTAAAACAGATTTGTTTTTTGCTTTACGCGAGCGTGAAAGACATCCCGAAAACCCAGAGTGGCATACATTTGGTGAGCTTTGCATGGATTCCGATGAGATTACCATGCAGGAGATGCGCCCAATGCAATTCGAAGAATTTGGAAATATTAAAGGAAAATTTGTTTTTCTGGATGTTCACAAAGCTCCCCTATTAGATAAGAACGGCAAGTTAATAGGGGTTGTAGGAACTGCTAGGGATATAACTAAGTATAAGGAGTATGAAAGGCAGCTGAAACTCTCAGAAGAAACCTATAGGGGTATAATTAACAGCATTTCAGAGGCTGTTTACATTCAGGATGAGAATGGTATTTTTCTAGATGTAAATGACACCGCAACAAAAATCTACGGTTTTCCGCGCGAGTATTTTATTGGCAAGAGCCCTGAATTTCTTTCTGCTCCAGGATACAACGATTTACCTAAAGTAGCAGAATATGTCAAAAAGGCTTATAATGGTGAGCCACAACAGTTTGAGTTTTGGGGAATTAAACACGATGGATCCCATTTCCCAAAGGTGGTTAGCGTGACCCCTGGTAAATATTTTGGCAGGAGGTGCGTTATTGCTGTTGCTCGTGATATTACTGAGCGCAAGAAGTGGGAAAATGACTTAATTGAAGCTAAGGCAAAAGCCGAAGAGAACGACAGGTTGAAATCGGCATTCCTTGCCAATATGAGCCATGAGATTAGAACACCCTTGAATGGTATTTTAGGCTTTGTTCAGCTTATGAAGGACCCTTGCCTAAATAAGGACTCTTTTGAACGGTATTTGGAAATTATTGAAAAGAGTGGCGAAAGGCTTAATAGCCTACTTAACGGATTAATAGACCTGGCTAGAATTGAATCCGGACAGCTCAATGTGAATATCAAGCCTGTGAAAATCTATAGTATATACAGCTATCTGTATGAATTATTCAAACACGAGGCCTCTGCTAAAGGTTTAAAGTTTCTTTCAAAATGCAATATTAAAGACCCCGAAACAACCATTGAGACCGACCCGAATCTGCTACAGGATTCATTAGTTAACATTCTGAAGAATGCCATAAAATACACAGAAAAAGGGCATGTTGAGATTGGTTGTATGGTAATTGATAACACCCTTGATTTCTGGGTCAAAGATACAGGCATTGGGATACCTGATGATAAGAAAGAGGTCATTTTTGATAGATTTGTAAGAGGGAATGATGATTATACAAATCCATACGAAGGGGCCGGTTTAGGGTTGGCAATTTCAAAATCTTATATTGAAAAGTTAGGTGGACAAATCACCTTTGAAAGTAGGGTAGGGGTTGGGTCTATATTTCATGTTAAAGTTCCAGTAAAACCCATACAAAATGAAGCTGATAAAAATGCTAATGCACCTAAAGGTGAATCTACTGAAGTGCAGAAGGGACTAGATTTAAACATTTTGGTGGTTGACGATGATTACATCTCGGCTCTACTGCTAAAGGAGTTACTATTAAAATATTCCGAGAGAATCTTTATTGCCCACAGTGGAGTAGAAGCAGTAGAAGCTGTTAAATCCAATCCTGATATCGATTTGGTTTTTATGGATATAAAAATGTCTGGATTAAACGGATATGAAGCCACTCAAAAGATAAAAGCAATTAACCCCAACATAAAGGTTATTGCACAAACCGCCTTTGCCATGAAAGGTGATAAGGAAATGGTGCTAAAGGCTGGTTGTAACGGGTATATATCTAAACCTATTGATAAGGTGGAACTTGAGCAAATTGTTCAGGATTGTTTAAAAGATGCTAATCGGTAA
- a CDS encoding S9 family peptidase, producing the protein MILKNIEKICLFSLLVLLSSSCTTIPSHPKAEKHDTALVMFGDTRIDPYYWLSYRDSQKVIDYILAENTYTYAVMESTLELQKRLVSEMRSRKRGDDITVPVFMNGYYYYIKYEEGKEYPINCRRKGSMNAPEEIILDENEVAAGHRYCQIASIDISPDNNYMAYGVDTIGRRYFTIYFKDLATGRLLEHKIENTTGEVAWTKDSRFVFYTFKDSLLRPSAVYRHDILQPYEDKLVFSKKDNTFRTHVFTTKSNDYIIISTSNGVSSECWYLNSKTPLGNFKLIASRKNGFEYSVDHSGKYFYFLTNYKAKNFRVLRAPTYNPNLKNWQEIIPADSSVLILTMEAFKNHLVTTERRDALTKVKVTNLQTLEQHYIDFGEDVYIALPSINPEYNTNLFYYFYTSLTTPGSTCEYNMTTRKIRLIKQNEVLGGFDPSNYESKRIWATASDGAKIPISMVYKKGIEFSKETPLLLYGYGAYGYSINTTFDPNLVSLLDRGVVYAIAHVRGGQEMGRHWYEQGKLLNKKNTFTDFIACAEKLIADGYTSSDMLIAHGSSAGGMLMGAVANMRPDLFKAIVAEVPFVDVLTTMLDSSKTLTTVEYNEWGNPNDSTCYFYIKSYSPYDQVKRQKYPNMLITAGFNDNQVQYYEPVKWAAKLRENNTGDSEILLWVDMGLGHSQSSGRYAQLNDDAFIYAYMLKQWGITD; encoded by the coding sequence ATGATTTTAAAAAACATTGAAAAGATTTGCCTTTTCTCACTCCTAGTCTTGTTAAGCTCATCATGCACTACAATTCCTAGCCACCCAAAAGCTGAAAAACATGATACGGCTTTAGTTATGTTTGGAGATACCAGAATAGACCCATATTACTGGCTTAGCTATCGCGATTCACAAAAGGTTATAGATTACATCCTTGCAGAAAACACATACACGTATGCCGTAATGGAATCGACTCTTGAACTTCAAAAGCGTTTGGTTTCTGAAATGCGATCGCGTAAAAGAGGCGATGATATTACTGTTCCTGTCTTTATGAATGGCTATTACTACTACATAAAATACGAAGAGGGGAAAGAATATCCGATTAACTGTAGGCGAAAAGGAAGCATGAATGCTCCCGAAGAAATTATTCTCGATGAGAATGAGGTAGCAGCAGGTCATCGTTATTGCCAGATAGCAAGTATTGACATCTCACCCGATAACAATTACATGGCTTACGGGGTCGACACAATTGGGAGACGCTATTTTACCATCTATTTCAAAGACCTTGCTACAGGTCGTTTACTTGAGCATAAGATTGAAAATACTACCGGCGAGGTAGCCTGGACTAAGGATAGCCGTTTTGTTTTTTACACTTTCAAAGACAGCCTACTTCGACCTTCGGCCGTATATAGGCACGACATCCTTCAACCTTACGAGGACAAACTGGTTTTCTCTAAAAAAGATAACACTTTCCGAACTCATGTATTTACTACAAAGTCGAACGACTATATAATAATCTCTACCTCTAATGGTGTATCGAGTGAATGCTGGTATCTTAACTCAAAAACACCATTAGGCAACTTCAAACTTATTGCCAGCAGGAAAAATGGCTTTGAATATAGTGTTGACCATTCTGGAAAGTACTTCTATTTTCTCACTAATTATAAAGCAAAGAATTTCAGGGTGCTAAGGGCCCCAACATACAACCCTAACCTAAAAAATTGGCAAGAAATAATACCAGCCGATAGCTCAGTGCTAATCTTAACCATGGAAGCATTTAAAAACCATCTGGTTACAACCGAGCGTCGTGATGCGCTAACAAAAGTAAAAGTAACCAATTTGCAAACACTTGAGCAGCATTACATTGATTTTGGTGAAGATGTTTACATTGCACTACCATCAATTAACCCAGAGTACAACACCAATTTATTTTACTACTTCTACACCTCACTTACTACACCTGGTTCAACTTGTGAGTATAACATGACTACTCGCAAAATTCGATTAATAAAACAGAACGAAGTCTTAGGAGGATTTGATCCCTCAAATTACGAATCGAAAAGAATTTGGGCTACCGCCAGTGATGGCGCAAAAATTCCTATATCGATGGTTTACAAAAAAGGGATTGAGTTTTCAAAAGAAACCCCTTTGCTGTTATACGGATACGGAGCCTACGGCTACTCAATCAACACGACCTTTGACCCAAACCTGGTAAGCCTTCTTGATAGAGGCGTTGTTTACGCCATTGCACATGTACGTGGAGGACAAGAAATGGGAAGACACTGGTACGAACAAGGAAAGCTTTTGAACAAGAAAAATACTTTTACCGACTTTATTGCATGCGCCGAAAAACTTATTGCTGATGGTTACACCTCTTCTGATATGCTTATTGCCCATGGAAGCAGTGCAGGTGGCATGTTAATGGGAGCTGTAGCCAACATGCGCCCCGATTTATTCAAGGCAATTGTAGCTGAAGTTCCCTTTGTTGATGTGCTTACAACAATGCTCGATTCCTCCAAAACTTTAACCACGGTTGAGTATAATGAATGGGGAAATCCAAACGATTCAACCTGCTACTTTTACATTAAATCATACTCCCCCTACGATCAGGTAAAGCGACAAAAATATCCAAATATGCTTATCACCGCCGGGTTTAACGATAATCAGGTTCAATATTACGAGCCGGTAAAATGGGCCGCCAAGCTAAGAGAAAACAACACGGGAGACAGCGAAATCTTACTTTGGGTTGATATGGGGCTTGGCCATTCGCAGTCATCGGGCAGATACGCACAACTTAATGACGATGCATTTATATATGCATATATGCTGAAGCAGTGGGGGATTACCGATTAG
- a CDS encoding TlpA family protein disulfide reductase, translated as MKKFLALIILLAFFFGCSSKIQEKQNTEIPIVNFSGVKPYLSSVSDTVYVINFWATWCAPCVKEFPYFEEVLNRYKNRKVKVLMINLDFPNQLDKSLKPFLAERESRINVIVLDDPNQNEWINKVDSTWSGALPATLIYKGSDRVFYEGPVELSDLTVKIDSLLLKP; from the coding sequence ATGAAGAAGTTTCTTGCACTAATAATTCTGCTAGCATTTTTTTTTGGGTGTAGCAGTAAAATACAAGAAAAGCAAAACACCGAAATACCAATTGTTAACTTTTCTGGGGTAAAACCTTATTTAAGTAGCGTTTCCGATACGGTTTATGTTATAAACTTTTGGGCTACATGGTGCGCACCTTGTGTTAAGGAATTCCCATATTTTGAAGAAGTTTTAAATCGATATAAAAACCGAAAGGTAAAAGTTTTGATGATAAACCTGGATTTTCCAAATCAGCTCGATAAGAGCTTAAAGCCATTCCTTGCAGAAAGGGAGTCCCGCATAAATGTGATTGTGCTGGATGACCCGAATCAGAATGAATGGATAAATAAAGTTGATTCAACGTGGAGTGGCGCACTTCCTGCCACATTAATATACAAGGGCTCAGACCGGGTCTTTTATGAAGGACCAGTAGAGTTGAGTGATTTAACTGTTAAAATTGACAGTTTACTTTTAAAACCTTAA
- a CDS encoding thioredoxin family protein produces MKKMMLTFAATFMVAALFAQGLKIGDKAPDFRLKNVDGKMISLADYKDAKGFIVIFSCNHCPFVKAYEDRIIELHKKFEPKGFPVVAINSNDPNVVPEDSYEKMIERAKEKDFPFAYLFDEGQNVYPKYGATRTPHVFILSKNKGNLVVEYIGTIDDNYKDASAVKTKYVEDAVNALLAGKKPPVTETKAIGCSIKVKK; encoded by the coding sequence ATGAAGAAGATGATGTTAACGTTTGCTGCTACCTTTATGGTTGCCGCACTTTTTGCTCAGGGTTTAAAAATTGGCGATAAGGCCCCTGACTTTCGCCTAAAAAATGTTGATGGTAAAATGATTTCCCTTGCCGATTACAAGGATGCTAAAGGGTTTATAGTGATATTCTCTTGTAACCATTGCCCATTTGTAAAGGCGTATGAGGACAGGATTATTGAACTTCACAAGAAGTTTGAACCTAAGGGCTTCCCTGTAGTAGCCATTAACTCAAATGATCCTAATGTTGTGCCTGAAGATTCTTATGAGAAGATGATAGAGCGTGCAAAGGAGAAAGACTTTCCTTTTGCCTATCTTTTTGATGAGGGGCAAAATGTTTACCCCAAGTATGGCGCTACAAGAACGCCTCATGTTTTCATTTTAAGCAAAAACAAGGGCAACCTGGTTGTAGAGTACATAGGCACAATTGATGACAACTACAAAGATGCCTCAGCTGTTAAAACAAAGTATGTGGAGGATGCGGTTAATGCACTTTTAGCAGGTAAAAAGCCTCCAGTAACCGAAACCAAAGCCATTGGATGTTCAATTAAGGTAAAAAAGTAG
- the mnmD gene encoding tRNA (5-methylaminomethyl-2-thiouridine)(34)-methyltransferase MnmD: MAYLKVVPTSDGSPTLFSDKFNAHYHSINGAITESNHVFINAGFKKVAENRSFVRVLEVGLGTCLNSALTAVAAKGWVVKVEYFGIEMFPPEKPLLKNMISNFNTESELKEQWLKVAQAPFGESTIINNKFSIHKIEDDFCKWIPSINFDVVYFDAFAPDDQPEMWSIENFKKLFLCLNPNGILVTYSAKGVVKQNLRDAGFKVERLSGPPGKRHMIRAIKVT; this comes from the coding sequence ATGGCGTATCTTAAAGTGGTTCCAACATCCGACGGCAGCCCAACCCTTTTTAGTGATAAATTTAATGCGCACTACCATTCTATAAACGGTGCAATTACCGAATCGAACCATGTCTTTATAAATGCTGGTTTTAAAAAGGTTGCAGAAAACAGGTCGTTTGTCAGGGTGTTGGAGGTTGGCCTTGGAACATGTCTAAATTCAGCTTTAACAGCAGTAGCTGCTAAAGGGTGGGTTGTTAAAGTAGAATATTTTGGTATTGAAATGTTCCCTCCTGAAAAACCATTGCTTAAAAATATGATTAGTAACTTTAATACAGAGAGTGAACTAAAAGAGCAATGGCTAAAAGTTGCTCAGGCTCCATTTGGTGAGTCTACAATTATAAACAATAAATTTTCAATACATAAGATTGAGGATGATTTTTGTAAATGGATCCCGTCGATAAATTTTGATGTTGTCTATTTTGATGCCTTTGCACCCGATGATCAACCAGAGATGTGGAGTATTGAGAACTTTAAGAAACTATTTCTGTGTTTGAACCCAAATGGAATTTTAGTTACCTATTCAGCAAAGGGAGTTGTTAAACAAAATTTAAGAGATGCAGGTTTCAAGGTGGAGCGTTTGAGTGGGCCTCCAGGTAAACGCCATATGATAAGAGCAATTAAGGTGACTTAA